The following proteins are co-located in the Haloarcula marismortui ATCC 43049 genome:
- a CDS encoding fibrillarin-like rRNA/tRNA 2'-O-methyltransferase, whose translation MTLPSGVERHDFGGETSLATQGQPVYGERTDGDWRRWDPHRSKLGAMLAHGMDTGLGGGETVLYLGAAAGTTVSHVADFGGPTYAVEFAPRPVRELLDAAESRRNLFPLLKDARKPESYAHVVEPVDVVVQDVATRGQARVATLNKQFLTDDGRLLAAIKARSEDVTADPDAVFDSVRAELSAEYELLETARLDPYHEDHLGIVARPRKD comes from the coding sequence GACCCTTCCATCCGGCGTTGAGCGCCACGACTTCGGCGGTGAGACGAGTCTCGCCACACAGGGACAGCCGGTGTACGGCGAGCGGACGGACGGTGACTGGCGGCGGTGGGACCCCCACCGCTCGAAGCTCGGTGCGATGCTTGCGCACGGAATGGACACCGGCCTCGGCGGCGGCGAGACAGTGCTGTACCTCGGTGCGGCAGCCGGGACGACCGTGAGCCACGTCGCTGATTTCGGCGGGCCGACTTACGCCGTCGAGTTCGCGCCCCGACCGGTGCGGGAACTGCTGGACGCCGCGGAGAGCCGGCGAAACCTCTTTCCGCTGCTCAAGGACGCACGCAAGCCTGAGAGCTACGCCCACGTCGTCGAACCGGTCGACGTGGTTGTACAGGATGTGGCAACCAGAGGGCAGGCCCGGGTGGCGACACTCAACAAACAGTTCCTGACCGACGACGGTCGGCTGCTCGCGGCTATCAAAGCCCGGAGCGAGGACGTGACTGCCGACCCCGACGCCGTGTTCGACAGCGTGCGTGCGGAACTCAGCGCCGAGTACGAACTGCTGGAGACGGCGCGACTGGACCCGTATCACGAGGACCATCTCGGTATCGTCGCTCGGCCCCGCAAGGACTGA
- a CDS encoding glutamate--cysteine ligase yields the protein MDATGSAEHFTRMGTLGIEEEFYVVDEFGRPTSGTDELVYETEPPAVLDGRLDHELFKCVIETQTPRIDDPANAGDHLRSVRDALVDHAEANGFGIAAAGLHPLAKWRELEHAEKPRYKSQLDRIQYPQHRNTTAGLHVHVGVDDADKAVWVANELRWHLPLMLALSANSPYWNGFDTGLQSARGKIFEALPNTGMPTTFDDYDAFETYEQRMLETGSIDDRGELWFDVRPHSGHGTVEVRAPDGQADPDRVLAFVEYVHELVVDLAERYEDGESGRRLRREFLDENKWRAIRHGQSAELLSRDLSTTRSVEELVEIESDRLGVDGLWELYHRESGAERQRRLRSEEGVMALADSLRLS from the coding sequence ATGGACGCGACGGGTTCTGCCGAGCATTTTACCCGGATGGGGACGCTCGGCATCGAAGAAGAGTTCTACGTCGTCGACGAGTTCGGTCGCCCAACGTCTGGCACGGACGAACTCGTCTACGAGACGGAGCCACCAGCGGTTCTTGACGGGCGGCTCGACCACGAACTGTTCAAGTGCGTTATCGAGACGCAGACGCCGCGTATCGACGACCCGGCGAACGCCGGTGACCACCTCCGGTCAGTCCGGGACGCGCTGGTCGACCACGCCGAAGCGAACGGGTTCGGTATCGCCGCAGCGGGCCTGCACCCGCTGGCGAAGTGGCGCGAACTCGAACACGCCGAGAAACCGCGCTACAAGTCACAGCTGGACCGTATTCAGTACCCACAGCACCGCAACACGACCGCGGGGCTGCACGTCCACGTCGGCGTTGACGACGCCGACAAGGCCGTCTGGGTGGCAAACGAGCTTCGCTGGCATCTCCCACTGATGCTCGCGTTGTCGGCCAACTCCCCGTACTGGAACGGCTTCGACACCGGGCTGCAGTCCGCCCGCGGGAAGATATTCGAGGCCCTGCCCAACACCGGAATGCCGACAACCTTCGACGATTACGACGCCTTCGAGACCTACGAACAGCGGATGCTCGAAACCGGGAGCATCGACGACCGCGGCGAGCTCTGGTTCGACGTGCGGCCCCACTCCGGCCACGGCACTGTCGAGGTACGGGCCCCGGACGGGCAGGCCGACCCGGACCGGGTACTGGCCTTCGTTGAGTACGTCCACGAACTCGTTGTCGACCTCGCTGAGCGCTACGAGGATGGTGAGTCCGGTCGACGGCTCCGCCGGGAGTTCCTCGACGAGAACAAGTGGCGCGCGATTCGCCACGGCCAGTCCGCGGAGCTGCTGTCGCGTGACCTCTCAACGACGCGCTCGGTGGAGGAACTGGTCGAAATCGAGAGCGACCGTCTGGGGGTCGATGGGCTGTGGGAGCTGTACCACCGCGAAAGCGGCGCCGAGCGACAGCGCCGGCTTCGGTCGGAAGAGGGGGTCATGGCGCTTGCAGACTCACTGCGACTGTCCTGA
- a CDS encoding winged helix-turn-helix domain-containing protein — protein MSADDNDHDELEDTDDVRDRIEQEADRAVEQFDEGIVDLLAWVLDTETRARIYVHLRQQPESTSEEIAEGTGLYPSTVREALAALTEEEIVTRQKRESDGAGNNPYEYSAISPSDLVNTIVGDIQSELNTVFNLDDHIGGETTLEPDNEPVTISVEDANDDATDADASEATGDDGDESEDGNDDADV, from the coding sequence ATGTCTGCAGACGACAACGACCACGACGAGCTTGAGGACACAGACGATGTCCGGGACCGAATCGAGCAGGAGGCAGACCGCGCGGTCGAGCAGTTCGACGAAGGAATTGTCGACTTGCTGGCGTGGGTCCTCGACACGGAGACGCGGGCGCGGATCTACGTCCACCTGCGACAGCAGCCCGAAAGCACCAGCGAGGAGATAGCCGAAGGGACCGGCCTGTATCCGAGCACTGTCCGCGAGGCCCTGGCCGCGCTCACCGAGGAGGAGATCGTGACCCGCCAGAAGCGTGAGAGCGACGGCGCAGGCAACAATCCCTACGAGTACAGCGCCATTTCGCCGAGCGACCTCGTCAACACTATCGTCGGTGACATCCAGTCGGAACTGAACACGGTGTTCAACCTTGACGACCACATCGGCGGCGAGACGACACTGGAACCCGACAACGAGCCAGTGACGATTTCCGTCGAAGATGCGAACGATGACGCGACCGACGCCGACGCGAGCGAGGCCACTGGTGACGACGGAGACGAGTCCGAAGACGGCAACGACGACGCCGACGTGTAA
- a CDS encoding phosphopantetheine adenylyltransferase yields the protein MNVALGGTFDPIHDGHRALFERAFELGDVTVGLTSDDLAPKTRHDQRHVRPFSERQSALADELAALATDLEREWEVRELTEPTGIATEPQFDTLVVSPETETGGRRINEIREERGHDPLEIEVVPHVRAADGDIISSTRIVEGEIDEHGNLTPNRTGRQNIS from the coding sequence ATGAATGTCGCGCTGGGGGGAACGTTCGACCCGATTCACGACGGACACCGCGCGCTGTTCGAACGCGCATTCGAACTCGGGGACGTGACAGTTGGCCTCACCAGCGACGACCTCGCGCCGAAGACACGCCACGACCAGCGCCACGTTCGCCCGTTCAGCGAACGGCAATCCGCACTCGCCGACGAACTCGCGGCGCTCGCCACCGATCTGGAGCGCGAATGGGAGGTCCGGGAGCTCACCGAGCCGACCGGTATCGCCACGGAGCCGCAGTTCGACACGCTCGTCGTCTCGCCAGAGACGGAGACCGGCGGCCGCCGCATCAACGAAATCCGCGAGGAGCGAGGCCACGACCCGCTCGAAATCGAAGTCGTTCCGCACGTCCGCGCCGCGGACGGCGACATCATCTCTTCGACCCGGATCGTTGAGGGCGAAATCGACGAACACGGTAATCTCACGCCGAACCGCACCGGCCGCCAGAACATTTCGTAG
- a CDS encoding cyclin, with the protein MYRASDRIEHDEWLSDIEAASDRLDLGTAARSHAVDLFLSTVPEEDRSKQATMAASVYVGALVAGEERSQSAVAEATDVSRLTIQQRWKDLLETAGLEAPGW; encoded by the coding sequence ATGTACCGCGCCAGCGACCGAATCGAGCACGATGAGTGGCTCTCCGACATCGAAGCGGCGTCGGACAGGCTCGACCTCGGGACGGCGGCGCGGTCCCACGCAGTTGACCTGTTCCTCTCGACAGTTCCGGAGGAGGACCGGTCCAAACAGGCGACAATGGCGGCCAGTGTGTACGTTGGTGCGCTGGTCGCCGGTGAGGAGCGGTCACAGTCGGCCGTCGCGGAGGCGACAGACGTCTCTCGGTTAACGATTCAACAGCGCTGGAAGGACCTGCTGGAGACAGCCGGGCTGGAAGCGCCGGGCTGGTAA
- a CDS encoding DUF7511 domain-containing protein yields the protein MSVYDPLRDSSARPAGSTRFDYAVDDADNPTELTVFSEQDDELPTHWISVDIEHAVALDEMR from the coding sequence ATGTCAGTGTACGACCCACTCCGTGACTCGTCTGCTCGCCCCGCAGGATCGACTCGGTTCGACTATGCGGTTGACGACGCGGACAATCCGACCGAGCTCACCGTCTTCAGCGAACAGGACGATGAGCTCCCAACCCACTGGATTTCGGTCGACATCGAACACGCCGTCGCGCTCGATGAGATGCGGTGA
- a CDS encoding helix-turn-helix domain-containing protein — protein sequence MAKYSTGSGGDSAGGSCELCGSDGGDLQTANVAGATLQVCDSCARDHGENERTTGNDSSRDEQNRKRKAAQNAAKLQDAQRADTSHWEDGADYDDDQLPYLVSKYGERVTEARQDEGLQTSELAEELDLDDADILAVEQGRATQANVGGSTIKALEQYLDIDLVESN from the coding sequence ATGGCCAAATACTCGACCGGCAGTGGTGGCGATAGCGCCGGCGGGAGCTGTGAGCTCTGCGGTAGCGACGGCGGCGACCTCCAGACCGCGAACGTCGCTGGTGCGACCCTCCAAGTGTGTGACAGCTGTGCGCGTGACCACGGGGAAAACGAGCGAACGACAGGCAATGACAGCTCGCGCGACGAACAGAACCGGAAACGCAAAGCCGCACAGAACGCGGCGAAGCTGCAGGACGCGCAACGAGCCGATACGTCGCACTGGGAGGACGGCGCTGACTACGACGATGACCAGCTCCCGTATCTGGTCAGTAAGTACGGCGAGCGCGTAACGGAGGCGCGACAGGACGAGGGACTCCAGACGAGTGAGCTGGCCGAGGAACTCGATCTTGACGACGCAGACATCCTCGCTGTCGAGCAGGGGCGCGCGACGCAAGCGAACGTCGGCGGCTCGACAATCAAGGCGCTTGAGCAGTACCTCGACATCGACCTCGTCGAGTCCAACTGA
- a CDS encoding acyl-CoA dehydrogenase family protein, which translates to MDLSAAQRAIRDTVREFAVEDIRPKAADADREQSFPEECWDGLADIDITGLTTPAEYGGFDADKPTYALVNEELAYGSLAVATALSVHCLATSCIAQFGSKAVQDDWLPEMVDGRPVGAFALSEPQAGSNPREMSTTARRDGDEYVINGEKQWITNGKRSGVVIVFAKADPDDPDSITQFLVPKDTEGLTVGEKEDKLGLRASDTTPLQFDGVRVPERYQLTEEGKGLAAALSILTTGRVAIAAQAVGLAQSALDEALDYAKEREQFDQPISEFQTIQHKLADMATNVQAARLLTWNAAQQLERGEDARAAASMAKYFASETAVEVANEAIQIHGGYGYTTDYPVERFYRDAKVTTIYEGTSEIQQNIIAQDLLE; encoded by the coding sequence ATGGATCTCTCCGCTGCGCAGCGAGCCATCCGTGACACCGTTCGAGAGTTTGCCGTCGAGGACATCCGCCCGAAAGCCGCTGATGCCGACCGAGAACAATCGTTTCCCGAGGAATGCTGGGACGGGCTCGCGGATATCGACATCACCGGACTGACAACACCGGCGGAATACGGCGGCTTCGACGCCGACAAACCGACGTACGCACTGGTCAACGAGGAACTCGCGTACGGGTCGCTCGCGGTCGCGACGGCGCTGTCGGTCCACTGTCTCGCGACCTCGTGTATCGCACAGTTCGGCTCCAAAGCAGTGCAGGACGACTGGCTCCCGGAGATGGTCGACGGCCGCCCAGTCGGCGCGTTCGCGCTCTCGGAGCCACAGGCCGGGTCGAACCCGCGGGAGATGTCGACCACTGCCCGGCGCGATGGCGATGAGTACGTCATCAACGGCGAGAAGCAGTGGATCACCAACGGCAAACGGTCTGGCGTCGTCATCGTCTTCGCGAAGGCCGACCCCGACGACCCGGATTCGATAACGCAGTTCCTGGTGCCGAAAGACACAGAGGGACTCACCGTCGGTGAGAAAGAGGACAAACTCGGGCTCCGCGCGAGCGACACGACACCGCTCCAGTTCGACGGCGTCCGGGTTCCCGAGCGGTACCAGCTGACAGAGGAAGGTAAAGGGCTGGCCGCAGCCCTGTCGATTCTGACCACCGGTCGGGTCGCTATCGCTGCACAGGCTGTCGGACTCGCACAGTCAGCCCTCGACGAGGCCCTCGACTACGCCAAGGAACGCGAGCAGTTCGACCAGCCGATCAGCGAGTTCCAGACGATTCAGCACAAACTCGCGGACATGGCGACGAACGTACAGGCGGCGCGGCTGCTGACGTGGAACGCCGCACAGCAACTGGAACGCGGCGAGGATGCGAGAGCGGCAGCGAGCATGGCGAAGTACTTCGCGAGCGAGACGGCGGTCGAGGTGGCTAACGAGGCGATCCAGATCCACGGCGGCTACGGCTACACGACTGACTACCCCGTCGAGCGGTTCTACCGCGACGCGAAGGTGACGACTATCTACGAGGGGACCAGCGAAATCCAGCAGAACATTATCGCGCAGGACTTGCTGGAGTGA
- a CDS encoding HAD family hydrolase — protein MTHDAVIYDLDGTLVRLAVDWDTVTSDVATVLRERNVEPESRDLWEMLTLSSETGHRDAVEAAITDHERTGAHESDRLALAEGLPHSVPVGVCSLNAEEACRAALDVHDLDSYVGPVVGRDTVESPKPDPEGLLAITDEIGVDPEATVFVGDSESDATAAQRAGMTFEWASEFDQARYRA, from the coding sequence GTGACACACGACGCTGTGATTTACGACCTTGACGGGACGCTCGTCAGGCTGGCTGTCGACTGGGACACAGTGACCAGCGACGTGGCGACGGTCCTGCGCGAACGAAACGTCGAGCCCGAGAGCCGTGACCTCTGGGAGATGCTGACGCTGTCTTCGGAGACTGGCCACCGTGACGCCGTCGAAGCGGCGATCACCGACCACGAGCGGACCGGTGCGCATGAGTCAGACCGACTGGCCCTCGCCGAGGGGCTCCCACACAGCGTCCCCGTCGGCGTGTGCTCGCTCAACGCAGAGGAGGCGTGTCGGGCGGCGCTGGATGTGCATGACCTCGACAGCTACGTCGGTCCGGTTGTCGGCCGTGACACCGTCGAGTCACCGAAACCAGACCCGGAGGGACTACTAGCGATTACCGATGAAATCGGCGTTGATCCCGAAGCGACGGTGTTCGTCGGCGATTCGGAGAGCGATGCGACGGCTGCACAGCGGGCCGGGATGACGTTCGAGTGGGCAAGCGAGTTCGATCAGGCCCGGTACCGCGCGTAA
- a CDS encoding DUF5822 domain-containing protein, whose protein sequence is MPTVEKTDPDGVDFGWVMQVTFVTTILVGSPLVVLASTAVTLQTWTARALFAVRVGALIWFLTAVCVYLYARYRA, encoded by the coding sequence GTGCCAACAGTCGAGAAAACGGACCCCGACGGCGTGGACTTCGGGTGGGTGATGCAGGTCACGTTCGTGACGACGATTCTGGTCGGCTCGCCGCTCGTCGTGCTCGCGTCGACCGCGGTCACGCTCCAGACTTGGACCGCGCGAGCGCTGTTCGCGGTCCGCGTCGGCGCGCTCATCTGGTTCCTGACGGCCGTCTGCGTCTATCTTTACGCGCGGTACCGGGCCTGA
- the panB gene encoding 3-methyl-2-oxobutanoate hydroxymethyltransferase, whose protein sequence is MPTVRDLQAMAGEEPITMLTAYDAVTASIVDDTGVDVILVGDSMGNAVLGHDDTLPVTLDEMASRVGAVARGADDALVVADMPFLSFGAHESESIQNCGRMLKEEGANAIKLESGPHTVELTERLTELGIPTMAHLGLTPQSVNQTGYTRQATGREEAEEILDLAREHEAAGAFALVLEHIPANLAAKVTEAVDIPTIGIGAGGDCDGQVLVFTDVVGLSESSPPFAEQFGDVRGEVADAVDEYIDAVESGEFPRESHSHTEDELDDLY, encoded by the coding sequence ATGCCAACTGTCCGGGACCTGCAGGCGATGGCTGGTGAGGAGCCGATCACGATGCTGACAGCGTACGACGCCGTTACCGCGAGCATCGTTGACGACACCGGCGTGGACGTCATTCTTGTCGGCGACAGCATGGGGAACGCCGTGCTCGGCCACGACGACACGCTCCCGGTCACGCTCGATGAGATGGCCTCCCGGGTCGGCGCGGTCGCACGCGGCGCGGACGACGCGCTGGTCGTCGCCGATATGCCGTTTCTCTCCTTCGGCGCGCACGAAAGCGAGAGCATCCAGAACTGTGGGCGAATGCTGAAAGAAGAGGGCGCAAACGCGATCAAGCTCGAATCTGGACCACATACAGTCGAACTGACCGAGCGGCTGACCGAGCTCGGAATCCCAACAATGGCCCACCTCGGGCTCACGCCACAGAGCGTGAACCAGACCGGCTACACGAGACAGGCGACGGGCCGTGAGGAGGCCGAGGAAATCCTCGACCTCGCGCGAGAGCACGAGGCCGCCGGCGCGTTCGCGCTGGTGCTCGAACACATCCCGGCCAACCTCGCGGCCAAGGTCACCGAGGCCGTTGATATCCCAACAATCGGTATTGGGGCCGGCGGTGACTGCGACGGTCAGGTGCTCGTTTTCACCGACGTGGTCGGCCTCTCGGAGTCCAGCCCGCCGTTCGCCGAGCAGTTCGGCGACGTTCGCGGTGAGGTGGCCGACGCTGTCGACGAGTACATCGACGCCGTTGAGTCCGGCGAGTTCCCGCGCGAGTCACACAGCCACACCGAAGACGAACTCGACGACCTGTACTGA
- the coxB gene encoding cytochrome c oxidase subunit II yields MRLRRRVLQAGLVVVGLSLLAAPVTAQSVNRAAIDDLNEQLLYVALPLTLFVELTLVYVIYRFRNNDDPKPTVDDPALEVTWTAATGAILVFVGVSAFVVMANPYITPAAAEASAGGGDAFAEDTQIDVLAYQWGWEFSYGEASVTTEERLVLPADKNVTFRLRTTDVIHAIYIPQLGVKQDIFPGRTMTARTHATEPGEYRLYCAEMCGAGHSKMDATVVVKNQSGYDAWMENQTTAAG; encoded by the coding sequence ATGCGTCTCCGAAGGCGCGTGCTTCAGGCGGGCCTTGTCGTGGTCGGGCTCTCGCTACTTGCTGCTCCGGTCACAGCGCAGTCGGTCAACAGGGCTGCTATCGACGACCTCAACGAACAACTCCTGTACGTCGCCCTGCCACTGACGCTATTCGTGGAACTCACGCTTGTGTACGTGATCTACCGGTTCCGAAACAACGACGACCCGAAGCCGACTGTTGACGACCCGGCGCTAGAGGTGACCTGGACGGCCGCGACGGGCGCGATACTCGTCTTCGTCGGTGTTTCGGCGTTCGTGGTGATGGCCAACCCCTACATCACGCCCGCAGCAGCCGAGGCATCCGCCGGCGGGGGCGACGCCTTCGCGGAGGATACGCAGATAGATGTCCTTGCCTACCAGTGGGGGTGGGAGTTCTCCTACGGCGAGGCCAGCGTTACGACAGAGGAACGGCTCGTTCTTCCGGCCGACAAGAACGTCACGTTCAGGCTGCGGACAACAGATGTGATTCACGCCATCTACATTCCACAACTGGGCGTCAAACAGGACATCTTCCCCGGCCGGACGATGACAGCCCGGACCCACGCCACCGAACCCGGCGAGTACCGACTGTACTGCGCCGAGATGTGCGGGGCCGGACACAGTAAGATGGACGCCACCGTCGTCGTCAAGAACCAGTCCGGGTACGACGCCTGGATGGAAAATCAGACGACCGCAGCCGGGTAG